A segment of the Pseudoalteromonas piscicida genome:
TGTTGGTAGTAAAAAGCCCATTTCTTTGGTTGCAGAGCCACAATCGGCTGAGTCGAATACACAGCCTGAGATGAAGCGCCATCTACAGCCACAAGTTAAGTTAACTACAGCGGTAGAGACGTTAACTCCAGAGCAAGAGCTTGAGCAGTTAGAAAATGACGAACGCTTGATGGCGCTACTTGAACGCCATGAACGCGGTGAACTGCTAACAGGTAAAGATGCGAAATACTTCAATCGCGGCATTGCACGTCATCAGGAAATATGTGAGATCTTAGGAATTGATGATGAGTTTGAAGAAGGCGATATGCTAGATGATGATCCAATGGATCAGTTTATGAGTAATGATCTAGCAAATGAATGGTTAGACGACGACTTTGAGGAAGATGATAAGTAATGAATACTGCATGGATCATCGCAATCATTATTGGTGCCCTGATTATTGCTGGACTGGCGTTTTACGCGGGTAAATTACTATGGCAGCTGAAGGTACAAAAAGAGCAGATTGCCAAACATCGCGAGCAAAAGGCTGCTGAGCTTGAAAAGTCACGGCAGCAGCGCAATGGAAAAATTGCGGATAGCGTTAACTTGATCGCGCGTGCGATGAAGGAAAAACAATGTGAATATTCTGAAGGGTGTTTACGAGTTTGGGTACTCATCTCGCAATATAGCTTTGACGAGGAAGTTGACTTACAACAGAGTTATCCTGGTGTTTATCAGATGTATGATGAAGTCAAAGAAATGCCAACTCATGACGCGCGTAAGAAGTATTCTAAAAAAGAGATTTTCAAAATGGATAGCCAGCGTTGGCGTGCTGAAGAGCGCCTAGAAGCGGAGATCTTACAGGACTGTGAAAAGCTGATAGCGCGCTTTAAAGCGGCTGCTGGCAGTGAAAATGTCGTGTTTCAGTAAGTTGTCTTTTGAAAATGGGTAAGTGAATCCTTATCCAAACTTCAGATTAAACGCCCCAAGTGGGCGTTTTTAATTATAAATAAGAAACTTTTAACGCAGCTAGCGTCAGATTTATTCCTTCAAACTGAGCATGAATTAAGACTAATTGCTATAAGTATTAAGTCAAACAGGTATGATTTTACTCTGCAATGTATTCACACTCGGTCAGCACTAAGGCGTCTTTGCATTGGTAATATACTTCCACTTGTTGTCCTTCGCCTAAATCCTTGTGTAGCGTTTCCACCAAAGTGAAAATAAGTTTCTTGTCATCAAACTGAGTCAGCTTGACGGCATCAAAGCCAAAGAATTTTTGCACCGTGCTATAAAGTGCCTTAAATATGCTTTCTTTGGCCGAGAAAATAACAGTCAATGGGCAGTGCACTTGCTCGCCGAACAGCGCAAAAATTTCAGCTTCTTCAGGATGTAGAATTTGTCGTTGTAGTTCGACTTCCTGCTTCGGTTTCATATCTCTTTCGATATCAATGCCTAAGCCTTTCACGGCGATATCATCTGTAGCAATCGCAGCCGCGATCCCTCGAGTATGGGTGATACTGGCAACAATATTAGCAGGCCAGATAGGCGCCCGATCGGAGCCGTTAAGCAGCGTAAAGTCACCTTGTCCAAATTGCGCTAGGCAAGTCTTGGCACATATTCGTCCTGCTAAAAACTCGGCTCGCCTTTTCGCTACCGCTTTATCAAGTGAAGCGGGCAGGAGTATATTTTGTTGTTCAAAGGAAAGCGCGTCAAAGCTGTCAGGATCAAACTGAATGCAATGAAAATGGTGTGAGAGATAGGGGGTAAATAGGTGACTCTGAGTGCTTTGCAAAGCTGACTCCCGTTTTCGTATCCATTATTACAAGGCTGATATTGCGCCTCTAATTCGCTTTGGACGCTTAGTGTGCATGAGCTAAGCGTCCATAGCAAGATATGAACGAGAGATTAAAAGTTATTTTAACTTACTTGCAACGGACACCAGTTGCAGAGCGAGGCTTGATACTTTCTCAGCAAGTTCTGGGTCTTTAATTTTACCTTGGTCATCAAATACATTAAATGCGCCAGGTACAGCCAATTGGTCTGCGAGTACTAAACTGCCAATGCCAGACAACACATCACGGACATGGTTTAGGCCGCGTAATCCACCTAAGCCGCCTGGTGAGGCTGCATAGAGCGCCACTACCTTGTTTCTAAATGCTGGCACTGCACCTTGTTCTGTTCTAGACGCCCAGTCTATTGCATTTTTGAGCACCGCAGTGAAAGAACCATTGTATTCTGGGCTTGCTAATAGAATACCATCGGCATCGCGCAGCTTGTCTTTTAAAAGTTGAGCACCTTTTGGTGTGCCTTGCGCTTCAAGATCTTCATCGAACATTGGAATATCTAAATCTTGTAACTTGATCACTTCTACTTCTGCGCCACTTTCTAGTGCAAAGTTTGCCGCGGCTTGGATGAGTAATTGGTTGTAGCTGTCTTTTCTTAAACTGCCTGCTAGTGCGATAATTTTTGCTGTAGTCATCTTGCTGATACCTTATTTTGTTTCGTTAAAGTGATAGTAGCAAAATTTTACTTGCACAAAACCGAAATAAACGCAAAGCTTGTGTGCATATATGCACAGAGGTGGTTATGGATAAATTCACAG
Coding sequences within it:
- the yihI gene encoding Der GTPase-activating protein YihI — translated: MTRKKKTRKVAANGTPRLSKEKLQALRALKEQRSKKTKGKKPGSRNAPEILVKEQSNTTTNKDPRVGSKKPISLVAEPQSAESNTQPEMKRHLQPQVKLTTAVETLTPEQELEQLENDERLMALLERHERGELLTGKDAKYFNRGIARHQEICEILGIDDEFEEGDMLDDDPMDQFMSNDLANEWLDDDFEEDDK
- a CDS encoding DUF2489 domain-containing protein; translation: MNTAWIIAIIIGALIIAGLAFYAGKLLWQLKVQKEQIAKHREQKAAELEKSRQQRNGKIADSVNLIARAMKEKQCEYSEGCLRVWVLISQYSFDEEVDLQQSYPGVYQMYDEVKEMPTHDARKKYSKKEIFKMDSQRWRAEERLEAEILQDCEKLIARFKAAAGSENVVFQ
- a CDS encoding 4'-phosphopantetheinyl transferase family protein, translated to MQSTQSHLFTPYLSHHFHCIQFDPDSFDALSFEQQNILLPASLDKAVAKRRAEFLAGRICAKTCLAQFGQGDFTLLNGSDRAPIWPANIVASITHTRGIAAAIATDDIAVKGLGIDIERDMKPKQEVELQRQILHPEEAEIFALFGEQVHCPLTVIFSAKESIFKALYSTVQKFFGFDAVKLTQFDDKKLIFTLVETLHKDLGEGQQVEVYYQCKDALVLTECEYIAE
- a CDS encoding NADPH-dependent FMN reductase, whose translation is MTTAKIIALAGSLRKDSYNQLLIQAAANFALESGAEVEVIKLQDLDIPMFDEDLEAQGTPKGAQLLKDKLRDADGILLASPEYNGSFTAVLKNAIDWASRTEQGAVPAFRNKVVALYAASPGGLGGLRGLNHVRDVLSGIGSLVLADQLAVPGAFNVFDDQGKIKDPELAEKVSSLALQLVSVASKLK